A stretch of DNA from Gallaecimonas xiamenensis 3-C-1:
GAAGGCCCGGCCCTTTACTACCAGGGCCAGCGCCAACCGGCCTTTGCCGCCGTGCTGCCCCGGGTGGGTCACGAGCTGACCCTGCTGGGGGCCATGGTGCTGCGCCACCTGCAAACCCAGGGCAGTTACAGCCCCACCGGCGCCAGTGCCCTGCTCAGCGCCCGCGACAAGTTCCACGCCCTGCAACTGCTGCTGGCCCAGGGGCTACCCATGCCCGCCACCGCCTTTGGCAGCGATCCCGAACAGATCCCGCTGCTGATGGCACAGGTGGGGGGGGCGCCCCTGGTGATCAAGGTGCTGGAAGGCTCCCAAGGCATAGGGGTCAGCCTGGCCGACAGCCCCCAGGCCGCCCGCAGCACCCTGGAGGCCTTCCTGGGGGCCAAGGTCAATGTGCTGGTACAGGAGTTCATCGGCGAGTGCGCCGGCCAGGACCTGCGGCTGCTGGTGATAGGGGACAAGGTGGTGGCCGCCATGGCCCGCCAGGCCCAGCAAGGGGATTTTCGCGCCAACCTCCATTGCGGCGGCCAGGCCCAGGCGGTGGTGCCTACCCCGGAAGAATGCGCCATCGCCATCAAGGCCGCCCACACCCTGGGCCTGGGTATAGCCGGGGTCGACCTGCTGCGCTCCCATCGCGGCCCGCTGCTGCTGGAAGTGAACTCCAGCCCCGGCATCGAAGGCATCGAAAAGGCCACCGGCCTGGATATCGCCGGCCTGATGGTGGATTTTGTGCTGGCCCATTGCCGCTGATTGCCCTTTAGCAGGCGGCATCCTGCAATAAGACACTGCACACCCCAAGGAGCGGTTTCTCCAGACCTTGTTTATCTGCAGAGCAACCTGCTCCATTCTGATATAGAAGCAAACTGCATCGAGTAAAGGCATCCTGCTTAGGATGTGCTTTCGTCACCTAGCCAAGCTGATTGGTTAAAGCTTTTCATAAAAAATTTAATACTCATCACCAATCTTTATATTCACTTCCAATATCTTTCTGGATATGTTTCTCTATTTCTAATAAACGACCCAACCAAAACTGATAGCTTATGGTTGTCGAACATTCAAATGAATGTACAGTTCCGTTATGCTTGACTCTATTATTAATACAATTGATAAGTGACTCCGTAATTCCTTTTAGTTGCTCTGGTGCATTAACGATCTTACCAAGGTTTATTGGCACTATTTCATCATTTACCATTTGGAATTTCTTCAGGTCCTCACTATTTTTTATTTTTATCATTGAAGATTTAATATGAGATGGCAATACTATATTTCCACGCATTATAGATTGCAGGAATACATCAATAAAAGATGGTGATGGTTCGATTGATGCGTTCTTATTAAATACTTTTGCACTTCTTCTATACCTTGTAATAATAGATATATAGTAACTATTGTCTTCACTTGTTATAAAATAAAACCCGGGTATAGAGTCCTTTATAAAGAAACTCTCAAAAGCAAAATAAATTGAACCCAGAGTATCAGAAGAAAAGGTATTTCTTTCCAAAAGGAAAAATCCTAACCTTGTATCTGACTCCATGAACATTTTCTCTGCATTCATGTTTAACCCCCATTTGAATTAAATTAAAAATTAATACAAGAATGCTTTGAAATCGAAGTTAATACCACAATGCCTACCGAGCAAAATGTTCTTTATGTAAAAACTAGTCAGTCTTACTCATCTCAGTAATTAATAGTTATCATTTGAAACTGCTCATATCAAGAGTTAACCAATCCTGCTGTTGAAGTCTTGGAGCCCGTTAAGTGGAGCGCTTCGCTGGCAGGAGTGGAGGGGCAGCCGAGACAAGGATGTCGAAGCAGGTGAATACGTGCCGGGAGCGCGTATGAACCGGTGAACCGGGAGCGACTAGAAGCGAAGACATCGCGGAACATGGGCGGTGCCTTTGCCTACTTTGTGCGAAAACAAAGTAGGCCGGCTGCCGGGCCGGGACCCGGCCTAAAGCGGACACTCGGACACACACCGGACAACGGACAGCAAAAACGGACAGTCCAGCCCGGGCTCAAACCAATAAAACCCTTTAAAATCAGCAGGTAAAAATCTGGCACGTTCCTTGTTATAGCCATGTCAACAAAGGAGCTTGCCATGATCAGAGACACTTCAGGACAGGACATCGTCCTTAACAACCGCCGCCCCTACCGCAAATGGCTGGGTGTGGGCGCAGCCCTTACCCTGGTGGCCAGCCTCGGCTGGGCCATCACCGGCTGGCGCGACAGCGCCGGTGCCGACGCCGTGGTGTCTCGACAGGCCCTGCAGCTGGGCACAGTGGTCATGGCCGATATCCAGCGGGACATCAATGTCCAGGGCCGGGTGGTTGCCGCCAACAGTCCTACCCTCTATAGCCCGGCCCAAGGCATCGTCACTTACCTTATCAAGGCTGGTGACAGCGTCGAAGCCGACCAGGTCATCGCCCAGGTGGACAGCCCCTCCCTCACCTCCCAGCTCAAGCAGGAAGAAGCCAACCTGGCCCGCATGGACGGTGAACTGGAACGCCAGCGCATCCAGGCCAAACGCCAGGCCCTGGACAACCAGCAGGCGGCCGACATGGCCCAGGTGGACCTGGAAGCGGCCGACCGGGAAATGCGCCGGGCCCAGCTGTCCTGGCAAAAGCAGGTGATCAGCCAAATCGATTACGAGAAGGCCAAGGACGAACTGGCCCGGGCCAAACTGCGGGCCCGCCAGAC
This window harbors:
- a CDS encoding RimK family alpha-L-glutamate ligase, producing MRVAILSAKAELHSTQRLVAAAKDRGLDPKVLSPLGCQLILDTQEGPALYYQGQRQPAFAAVLPRVGHELTLLGAMVLRHLQTQGSYSPTGASALLSARDKFHALQLLLAQGLPMPATAFGSDPEQIPLLMAQVGGAPLVIKVLEGSQGIGVSLADSPQAARSTLEAFLGAKVNVLVQEFIGECAGQDLRLLVIGDKVVAAMARQAQQGDFRANLHCGGQAQAVVPTPEECAIAIKAAHTLGLGIAGVDLLRSHRGPLLLEVNSSPGIEGIEKATGLDIAGLMVDFVLAHCR